GAGGAAATCCACTCAGTGGAGAATTTTGGAGAGGGAAAAAACGTACAATTTTACCCGCATCCATAAATGTTTTGCCTACCATGGTAAGAGCAAGTTTTTTTATTCTGAAATTAAAAGTATTTAATCTAGATTCTACATTGCCATAGACTATGCCGGGAGCGATGATTCTATTTTTTATGATGCCTCTTATGGAGCGAAATCCTCCGAGCCCCTCATGAAACGGGCAAGTAACTTGCGTAGTCGATAGATAACTTAAAAAATAAAAGGGTGGCATGTGTAGGTAATGATCCTGGTATGCCATTCTTATTGCAAACACGAGTTTTTCCTTAAAGAAGGGAACAAACCCTTTGACTAACATATTGTATCTCAGAAAAACATTACTTCTATAGGGTAATCCTCCAGAAAAAAAACTTTCAACATACATCCCTTTTGTTGGATAAAATAATGAATTTCTCGTGTCAAACGTGATTCCTCCACGTAGTAGATATATGTTACCGCCCTTTTTGTCCGTGTCTGAGATGTTACCAGTAGATACATAATAGTCATAGAGAGTAAGAGTGTCGGGGACTAAAATTTTTCCGTTTAAAAATTTCTGGTTTTTAAGGCTTCGGATTATATAGGAATACATGTGAAAACCTGAAAAAAAAGTCAAATGAGGGAAAAAAGCTGGCTTGAATACGTCTGTCGTAATTCTGTATGTAGTCCTTTCCATTTTATAAAATGCAAATGAGATATATTGAGCAGACGAGGATAGCTCATATCCCTCATGGTACTGTGTTTGAGATCCGTTGAATCCATAGAAGTCACTCATTAATTCATGCATTGATGAAACCTCCCCCATCAAACGTATTTTAGAAAAAGCCTTGTATGTATCATATAGTAACTGAAACACATGAGTTTTTGTGCTTGTTATGCTTGTTTCGAGTGTTGCATACCAGGAAAGGGATGAATCCATTATGTTTTTTCTATAGTAGTATTGCATGACCCCAGTTCGAAGTTTTACGTCAGCATCATAGGTCAGAATGGGAAAAAGGTAATATTCATATTTTTTTTGAGAAAAAATTGGATACTTTACTATGAATAATAAGAACAAAACAAATACATTTCGT
The Bacteroidales bacterium genome window above contains:
- a CDS encoding BamA/TamA family outer membrane protein; the protein is MFLLFIVKYPIFSQKKYEYYLFPILTYDADVKLRTGVMQYYYRKNIMDSSLSWYATLETSITSTKTHVFQLLYDTYKAFSKIRLMGEVSSMHELMSDFYGFNGSQTQYHEGYELSSSAQYISFAFYKMERTTYRITTDVFKPAFFPHLTFFSGFHMYSYIIRSLKNQKFLNGKILVPDTLTLYDYYVSTGNISDTDKKGGNIYLLRGGITFDTRNSLFYPTKGMYVESFFSGGLPYRSNVFLRYNMLVKGFVPFFKEKLVFAIRMAYQDHYLHMPPFYFLSYLSTTQVTCPFHEGLGGFRSIRGIIKNRIIAPGIVYGNVESRLNTFNFRIKKLALTMVGKTFMDAGKIVRFFPLQNSPLSGFPHLINDKPDGKIAFGFGTGIYFVLNKKLILSIDYAITTQKQLGQPSWYIYSGVSF